In Litorimonas taeanensis, one DNA window encodes the following:
- a CDS encoding VOC family protein has product MSEKPKLRFQRSNFVVANIERALTFYEGVLGFDVVFVKESAEDSYSYDVFEIDKSNKMRFAVLGTTEQRNVMALTEVPEAKPIAATPRRSAIILEIPEIDRVVAESKVLGLKVYPEDKLITKDGREGREIGIVDFDGNLVVIYLITKAAA; this is encoded by the coding sequence ATGAGTGAGAAACCTAAACTAAGATTCCAAAGATCAAACTTTGTTGTTGCCAATATTGAAAGGGCTTTGACTTTTTATGAAGGGGTTCTGGGGTTTGATGTCGTTTTCGTAAAAGAGAGCGCTGAGGACAGCTATAGCTACGACGTTTTTGAGATAGATAAGTCGAATAAAATGCGGTTTGCTGTCTTAGGAACAACCGAGCAAAGAAATGTCATGGCTCTGACTGAAGTACCAGAGGCCAAACCGATTGCGGCTACGCCGCGCCGAAGCGCAATTATTTTAGAGATTCCTGAGATTGACCGAGTTGTCGCTGAGTCAAAGGTTTTGGGGTTGAAAGTTTATCCAGAAGATAAGTTGATTACGAAAGATGGACGAGAAGGTAGAGAAATCGGCATTGTTGATTTCGATGGAAATTTGGTTGTTATCTATCTTATTACAAAGGCTGCAGCATGA